The Aestuariibius sp. HNIBRBA575 nucleotide sequence ATGGCCCCGGTTGGGATGGTATTGCCCAATAGCGCGATGGCCACATTCCCATCCGCCAATCGTTCCGCCATGATGCCTGACCCGATCACCGTGGCCAACAGTGAAAACGTACCCAACCATTCGGCCATCAATCGTCGTTCAAGCGTCATTGCTGTCCCTTTGCCTTGCCTTTTTGGCGTAAACACATAAGGCCACGCGCGTCATTTCGGCGATTACCGAATTCAGTTTGACCTAATTCACCCCCAGATTCTTGTCAAGATTCGTTATTTCGGGTAATAACGAATTATGAAACAAGAAACCGCTATCGACGCGCTGGCCGCCCTGGCGCAACCGTCCCGTATCGCTGCCTTTCGTCTGTTGGTGACAGCTGGCCCTAAAGGGTTACCAGCACTCGAAATTTCGCGAAAACTTGGGACCAAGCCGTCGACATTGTCGGGCCATTTGGCCATCCTAAAACGGGCTGGCGTCCTGACCGCGACCCGCCAGCAGCGTGAAATCTATTACGCTGTGGATCTCACTTGTATCGGGGAACTGGTGCAATTTCTGATCGCTGATTGCTGTGGGGGACAGATCGAAAACTGT carries:
- a CDS encoding ArsR/SmtB family transcription factor, which codes for MKQETAIDALAALAQPSRIAAFRLLVTAGPKGLPALEISRKLGTKPSTLSGHLAILKRAGVLTATRQQREIYYAVDLTCIGELVQFLIADCCGGQIENCGEITALFTCKPTGQV